A part of Pseudomonas sp. HR96 genomic DNA contains:
- the fliM gene encoding flagellar motor switch protein FliM has translation MAVQDLLSQDEIDALLHGVDDGLVTTESSGEIGSVKAYDLTSQDRIVRGRMPTLEMINERFARYTRISMFNLLRRSADVAVGGVQVMKFGEYVHSLYVPTSLNLVKVKPLRGTGLFILDAKLVFKLVDNFFGGDGRHAKIEGREFTPTELRVVRIVLDQCFIDLKEAWHAIMDVNFEYISSEVNPAMANIVGPSEAVVVSTFHIELDGGGGDLHVTMPYSMIEPVREMLDAGFQSDLDDQDERWSKALREDVLDVSVPVGATVARRQLKLRDILHMQPGDVIPVELPDHLVLRANGVPSFKAKLGSHKGHLALQVIEPIERR, from the coding sequence ATGGCCGTGCAGGACCTGCTGTCCCAGGACGAGATCGACGCGCTGCTGCATGGCGTCGACGATGGGCTCGTCACCACAGAAAGTTCCGGCGAGATCGGTAGCGTCAAGGCCTATGACCTGACCAGCCAGGACCGCATCGTCCGGGGGCGCATGCCGACCCTGGAAATGATCAACGAGCGGTTTGCCCGCTACACCCGCATCAGCATGTTCAACCTGCTGCGCCGTTCGGCGGACGTGGCGGTGGGCGGCGTGCAGGTGATGAAGTTTGGCGAGTACGTGCATTCGCTGTACGTGCCGACCAGCCTCAACCTGGTCAAGGTCAAGCCATTGCGCGGCACCGGGCTGTTCATCCTCGACGCCAAGCTGGTGTTCAAGCTGGTGGACAACTTCTTCGGGGGCGACGGCCGCCACGCCAAGATCGAGGGGCGTGAATTCACTCCCACCGAACTGCGCGTGGTGCGCATCGTGCTCGACCAGTGCTTCATCGACTTGAAGGAAGCCTGGCACGCGATCATGGACGTCAATTTCGAGTACATCAGCTCGGAAGTGAACCCGGCCATGGCCAATATCGTCGGCCCCAGCGAGGCCGTGGTGGTGTCCACCTTCCACATCGAGCTGGACGGCGGCGGCGGCGACCTGCACGTGACCATGCCGTACTCGATGATCGAGCCGGTGCGCGAGATGCTCGACGCCGGTTTCCAGTCCGACCTCGACGACCAGGACGAACGCTGGAGCAAGGCGCTGCGCGAAGACGTGCTGGATGTCAGCGTGCCGGTGGGTGCCACGGTTGCCCGGCGCCAGCTCAAGCTGCGCGACATCCTGCATATGCAGCCTGGTGACGTGATTCCGGTCGAGCTGCCCGACCACCTGGTGTTGCGCGCCAACGGCGTGCCGTCGTTCAAGGCCAAGCTGGGCTCGCACAAGGGCCACCTGGCCTTGCAAGTCATCGAGCCGATCGAGCGCCGCTAA
- the fliN gene encoding flagellar motor switch protein FliN: MADKNDTPQDDQALADEWAAALSESGDAGQDDIDALLAADAAKSSGSRLAMEEFGASPRGNDHVSLEGPNLDVILDIPVTISMEVGSTDINIRNLLQLNQGSVIELDRLAGEPLDVLVNGTLIAHGEVVVVNEKFGIRLTDVISPSERIKKLR, translated from the coding sequence ATGGCTGACAAGAACGATACTCCCCAGGACGATCAGGCCCTGGCTGACGAGTGGGCTGCGGCCCTGAGTGAATCCGGCGACGCCGGGCAGGACGACATCGACGCCTTGCTCGCCGCCGACGCAGCCAAATCCAGCGGCTCGCGCCTGGCCATGGAAGAGTTCGGCGCCTCGCCGCGCGGCAACGATCACGTGAGCCTGGAAGGGCCCAACCTGGACGTGATTCTCGACATCCCGGTGACCATCTCCATGGAAGTCGGCAGTACCGACATCAACATTCGCAACCTGCTGCAACTCAACCAGGGCTCGGTGATCGAGCTCGATCGCCTGGCCGGCGAGCCGCTCGACGTGCTGGTCAACGGCACGCTGATCGCTCATGGCGAGGTGGTGGTGGTCAACGAGAAGTTCGGTATTCGCCTGACTGACGTGATCAGCCCCAGCGAACGTATCAAGAAGCTGCGTTGA
- the fliO gene encoding flagellar biosynthetic protein FliO, translating to MSGLSRVVASVALWLPLAALAAEPMVNPAAGPATAPAAVAPMTTVATTVPMANAALSGVGAGLGGEVLQLILGLALVLGLIFAMAWVLRRVQLNGGRGAGQLIELVGSRALGPRDRLVLVQVGSEQILLGISPGQITALHVLKEPVISPAKTEQATPEFAQRLMELLGKDQKDKK from the coding sequence ATGAGCGGCCTGAGCCGGGTCGTCGCCAGCGTCGCGCTGTGGCTGCCGCTCGCGGCGCTGGCGGCCGAGCCCATGGTCAACCCGGCCGCCGGCCCGGCCACGGCGCCCGCGGCCGTCGCACCTATGACCACCGTTGCGACCACCGTGCCCATGGCCAACGCTGCCCTGAGCGGCGTCGGCGCCGGTCTGGGTGGCGAAGTGTTGCAGTTGATTCTCGGCCTGGCCCTGGTGCTGGGCCTGATCTTTGCCATGGCCTGGGTGTTGCGCCGGGTGCAGCTCAACGGCGGCCGCGGCGCCGGCCAGTTGATCGAGCTGGTCGGCTCGCGAGCCCTGGGCCCGCGCGACCGGCTGGTGCTGGTGCAAGTTGGCAGCGAGCAGATCCTGCTCGGCATCTCGCCCGGCCAGATCACCGCGCTGCACGTGCTCAAGGAACCCGTGATCAGCCCCGCCAAGACCGAGCAGGCCACGCCTGAATTCGCCCAGCGCCTGATGGAACTGCTGGGCAAGGATCAGAAGGATAAGAAGTGA